The Candidatus Rokuibacteriota bacterium genomic sequence CCACCATGTGCCAGGCGCGCGGCACCCGTGCGGAAGCCGGCCCGTGACGGAAGTCTCCGCGTCTGAGGCCGCGGGCCGCATTATGATACTCGGGAGCGACAGGATGGATGGGCGTCTCTTTCGGCATTTCTCGCTGCTGAGCGCCGGCCTCTGGGTGGGGTTCGCCCTCGTCCTGGGCACCGGCGTGACCTACCTGGTCGAGCAGAAGATGCTGGAGCGGGCCACCCTGGCCTCCCTCGACTACTTCAAGAACCTGGCGCGCTTCATCACGACGAAGGAGGAGTTCGTCAGGCTCAGGACGGGGGCGGAGTACGAGGCCTTCGACCGGCTCATCAAGGAGAACTTCTTCACCTCCCAGGTGGTGACCATCAAGATCTACGACCGGTCAGGGACCACCATCTATCACTCGCAAAATCCAGAGATCGTCGGCCGCGCCTTCCCGGACAACGCCCCGCTCCAGCGGGCCTTCCAGGGCGAGACGGTGGTCGGGCTCTCCGACCTGCGGGGGAGTGAGCACCTGACCGAGCGGCAGGCGGGGTATTCGCGCCTGCTGGAGGTCTACATCCCGATCTTTCTCGAGGGGACGAGCACCATCATCGGGGCCTACGAAATCTACAGCCCCATCGACCCCTTCTACCAGAAGGTCTGGCCCCTCCGTCTCTCCGTGTGGGGAGCCATCTTCTTCGGCCTGGCGCTGCTCTACGTGGCCCTCTCGCTGACCTTTCGGCGCGCTTCGCGGACCATCGTCGGGCAGAACCTGGCCCTTGAGCGGACCGCCAGTGAGCTGCGGGAGGCCTACGAGGAACTCAAACGGGCTCAGTCCCAACTCGTCCAGAGTGAGAAGCTGGGCTCCGCCGGTCGGCTGGCGGCGGGGATGATCCATGAGATCGGCAACCCGCTGGCTTCGGTCCTCGGGTTGCTGGACCTCCAGCTCCTCTGCAAGGGGAGCGCTGCGGACCGGGTCGAGTGCCTGGACCGCACCGAGCGACTCGCAGGAGAGATCGCGCGGCTCCGCGGGCTTCTCCGGGGCCTGCTGGAGTACGCGCGCCCGGGTCCCTCGGAGGCGATCGTGCTGGATCTGAACGATGTGGTGGAGAAATCGCTGCTCTTCGTGTTCTCTCAGAGGGACTTCGGGTCCGTGAGGCTCGACAAAGACCTGGCTCCGGGGCTTCCTCCCGTGCTGGCCGACGAGTCCCTGCTTGAGCAGGTTCTGGTGAATATCCTTCTGAATGCGGCGCAGGCCTCCCCGGCGGGGGGCTCAATCACGGTGACCACTCAGGCGGGGAACGGAGCGGAGGCGCGGACGGGCGATCATGCCGTGGGGCGCGTCTTTCAGCCGGGCGAGCGGACCGTAACGGTCGCGGTCTCGGACCGCGGACCGGGGATTCCGCGCGAACACTTGGGGCGGGTCTTCGAGCCGTTCTTCTCGACGAAGGGGCGGGGAGAGGGGGCGGGACTGGGCTTGGCGATCTGCCACAGCATCATCGAGCTGCTCCACGGCGCTCTGGTGGTGGAGCTGGCGCCCGGCCGCGGCACCACGTTCCGAATCGTTCTCCCGGCCGCCGCGCCGGTCCCGGTCGCCGCCGAAGGCGCTCGCCGTGAGTGAGGCCCCGGCGCGGGTTCTCGTCGTCGACGACGAGGAGAACATGGTGCACTTCCTCACCAAGCTCCTCCGGGGCGAGGGATTTGAGATCGAGGGCGCGGGCACGGGGGAAGCCGCCCTCGAGAAGCTGCGGGCCGGGCCGTTCGATCTGGTGCTCACCGATCTGAAGCTGCCCGACACCGATGGGATCGAGATCCTCAAGGCGGCCCGGGAGCTGCACCCCGAAACCGTGGTGGTCCTCATCACGGCCTACGGCACCATCGGGTCGGCGATCGAGGCCATGCGGGCGGGAGCCTACGACTACGTGAGCAAGCCGTTCCGGGCCGGCGAGATCCTCCAGGTGGTGGAGAAAGCTCTCGAGCGGGTGCGGCTGCGGCGGGAGGTTGTCCAGCTCCGGCAGGCCGTGAAGGAGCGCTTCGCGTTCGCGAGCCTGATTGGCAAGAGCGCGAAGATGCAGGATGTCTACACCCAGATCGAGAAGCTCGCGGTCGCCCGCGGCGCCGTCCTCATCCAGGGGGAAAGCGGGACGGGCAAGGAGCTGGTGGCGAAGGCGACTCACTTCAACGGCTCACGAAAATCGGGGCCGTTCGTGGTGATCAACTGCGGGGCGATCCCCGAGGCCCTCCAGGAGAGCGAACTCTTCGGCCACGAGCGGGGGGCCTTCACGGGCGCCATCGCCGCCAAGAAGGGCCTCTTCGAGGAGGCGCACGGGGGCTCGCTCTTTCTGGACGAGGTGGCGGAGCTGGCCCCGGGGCTTCAGGCCAAGCTGCTCCGCGTCCTCCAGGACGGGGAGCTCCGGCGCGTGGGGGGCACCAGGACGGTCCGCGTGGACACCCGGATCATCGCAGCCACCAACCACGACCTCGCCGGGGACGTCCGGGAGGGAACATTCCGGGAGGACCTCTTCTATCGCCTGAACGTTTTCCCGATCTTCCTCCCCCCGCTCCGGGAACGGGCCGAGGACCTCCCCCTGCTCGTCGACCACTTCCTCCAGCGCTTCGCCCGTGAGAGCGGGCGGCCGCCCAAGCGCTTCTCCGCCGAGGCGCTCCGGGCGATTGTGGTCTACCCGTGGCCGGGCAACGTGCGCGAGCTGGAGCACGCCGTGGAGCGGGCGGTGCTTCTGGGCGAAGGGGAGATGATCGGTCCTGGGGATCTCCCTCCGGAGATCCTGGAGCCCCAGGACGAGCTGACCCTGCCCCTGCCGAACCC encodes the following:
- a CDS encoding ATP-binding protein, whose protein sequence is MDGRLFRHFSLLSAGLWVGFALVLGTGVTYLVEQKMLERATLASLDYFKNLARFITTKEEFVRLRTGAEYEAFDRLIKENFFTSQVVTIKIYDRSGTTIYHSQNPEIVGRAFPDNAPLQRAFQGETVVGLSDLRGSEHLTERQAGYSRLLEVYIPIFLEGTSTIIGAYEIYSPIDPFYQKVWPLRLSVWGAIFFGLALLYVALSLTFRRASRTIVGQNLALERTASELREAYEELKRAQSQLVQSEKLGSAGRLAAGMIHEIGNPLASVLGLLDLQLLCKGSAADRVECLDRTERLAGEIARLRGLLRGLLEYARPGPSEAIVLDLNDVVEKSLLFVFSQRDFGSVRLDKDLAPGLPPVLADESLLEQVLVNILLNAAQASPAGGSITVTTQAGNGAEARTGDHAVGRVFQPGERTVTVAVSDRGPGIPREHLGRVFEPFFSTKGRGEGAGLGLAICHSIIELLHGALVVELAPGRGTTFRIVLPAAAPVPVAAEGARRE
- a CDS encoding sigma-54 dependent transcriptional regulator, producing the protein MSEAPARVLVVDDEENMVHFLTKLLRGEGFEIEGAGTGEAALEKLRAGPFDLVLTDLKLPDTDGIEILKAARELHPETVVVLITAYGTIGSAIEAMRAGAYDYVSKPFRAGEILQVVEKALERVRLRREVVQLRQAVKERFAFASLIGKSAKMQDVYTQIEKLAVARGAVLIQGESGTGKELVAKATHFNGSRKSGPFVVINCGAIPEALQESELFGHERGAFTGAIAAKKGLFEEAHGGSLFLDEVAELAPGLQAKLLRVLQDGELRRVGGTRTVRVDTRIIAATNHDLAGDVREGTFREDLFYRLNVFPIFLPPLRERAEDLPLLVDHFLQRFARESGRPPKRFSAEALRAIVVYPWPGNVRELEHAVERAVLLGEGEMIGPGDLPPEILEPQDELTLPLPNPTVGFKETMARVTRDAEVKLIRRALAQAGNNRTQAARLLGISRRALLYKLNEYSLRRS